A DNA window from Chiloscyllium plagiosum isolate BGI_BamShark_2017 chromosome 9, ASM401019v2, whole genome shotgun sequence contains the following coding sequences:
- the LOC122552619 gene encoding endoplasmic reticulum membrane-associated RNA degradation protein-like isoform X5, protein MKLTACLERALGDVFLMVGNECPFLLRDLLASQELAAIFGQNVMNVLRVFLGSPQSLNLRNILWHGFAAPPEIPPMYTSMLLLLTAGLGQKLKDVLACRNLSLLHRPYFKLTQLKELAVFPDINEEAIAAAEDIIEKSDFVVEIMLPYWKDALAAYKDQRYADCTILLLPQLEMGLRKFFTIVNNCPNRLLTAEIIFVLLFQSTTLYTTFDEILAKYLDNGVINHLPTALGNPIMEILWDLLNHQEGPRLRDHLSHGEIDLKLFPREMASHLVALAVVLLHHCHRGANGISLESECLKTIMCSTHSYCSRFHPVGKLKQKLRCCLESLQKWGEMPRPTLEQAFDRPGSDYSGPTIQTVHQSLMEGLVSALINRLQMVYDEDLDPLHYLLAEEQLHLVAKLLTNRICTLYCPRVVLEVVSLLRKIASQCLTVSQQIMHGVVSRHQQWLSKSLRSRQRQNYLRMLGSIQYLHHIFILLTLLVTVELLNAQTMKDDASSEYHCYLKFLKSVLQYTENMVTYTSPDKNKWNESWDLSEKMLLKVKKFYNKWYNITVDCAT, encoded by the exons GTATTCCTAATGGTCGGCAATGAATGTCCCTTTCTCCTGAGAGATCTACTGGCTTCACAAGAGCTGGCTGCTATATTTGGACAAAATGTG ATGAACGTGCTGCGAGTGTTCTTGGGATCACCACAAAGCTTAAATCTCCGCAACATCTTGTGGCATGGATTTGCTGCTCCTCCAGAAATCCCTCCAAT GTACACCTCTATGCTGCTGTTACTAACAGCTGGATTAGGGCAGAAATTGAAGGATGTCCTGGCTTGCAGAAATCTCTCACTCCTCCATCGACCTTATTTCAAATTGACACAGCTGAAGGAACTTGCTGTCTTCCCTG atattAATGAAGAGGCTATTGCTGCAGCGGAGGATATTATTGAGAAATCTGATTTTGTAGTGGAAATCATGCTGCCTTATTGGAAAGATGCACTTGCAGCTTACAAAGATCAGCG GTATGCAGACTGTACAATACTGCTTTTACCTCAACTGGAGATGGGCCTCCGCAAATTTTTTACCATTGTTAATAACTGTCCCAATAGGCTGCTGACCGCAGAG ATaatctttgttttgcttttccagtCTACAACACTGTACACAACATTTGATGAG ATACTGGCAAAATATCTAGACAACGGTGTTATAAACCACCTTCCGACAGCATTGGGCAATCCCATAATG GAGATTCTCTGGGACCTGCTAAACCACCAGGAGGGTCCTCGGCTCCGGGATCACCTAAGTCACGGTGAAATAGATTTGAAGTTGTTTCCTAGAGAAATGGCTAGTCACTTGGTAGCACTTGCTGTCGTTTTGCTACATCATTGCCATAGAGGGGCAAATGGGATTTCTCTG GAAAGCGAGTGTCTGAAAACAATAATGTGTTCTACACATTCCTATTGCTCTCGGTTCCATCCAGTTGGAAAGCTTAAACAGAAG CTTCGATGCTGCCTGGAAAGCCTCCAGAAATGGGGTGAGATGCCAAGACCCACACTTGAACAAGCATTTGATAGACCTGG GTCTGATTATTCAGGTCCTACAATCCAAACTGTTCACCAAAGCCTGATGGAAGGACTTGTTTCTGCTCTAATAAACCGACTGCAGATGGTTTATGATGAAGACCTTGATCCCTTACACTATTTATTGGCGGAGGA GCAGCTTCATCTAGTAGCTAAACTGCTGACCAACCGCATCTGCACTTTGTATTGCCCACGTGTTGTTTTGGAAGTGGTGTCATTGCTGAGGAAAATTGCCTCGCAGTGCCTGACAGTTTCACAGCAGATTATGCATGGTGTTGTGTCTCGCCACCAACAGTGGCTGAGCAAATCCCTGCGCTCACGACAAAGGCAGAATTATCTTCGAATGCTGGGCAG TATCCAGTACTTGCACCATATTTTCATTCTGCTAACTCTACTTGTAACGGTGGAACTGCTCAATGCACAGACAATGAAGGATGATGCTTCATCTGAATATCACTGCTACTTGAA GTTTCTGAAGTCGGTGTTGCAATACACAGAAAATATGGTGACATACACAAGCCCAGACAAAAACAAGTGGAATGAGAGCTGGGACCTGTCCGAGAAAATGTTACTGAAAGTTAAAAAGTTTTACAACAAATGGTATAATATAACTGTAGACTGTGCAACTTGA